In a genomic window of Clavelina lepadiformis chromosome 7, kaClaLepa1.1, whole genome shotgun sequence:
- the LOC143465576 gene encoding melanotransferrin-like, whose amino-acid sequence MSGTRYKRKQNEDDDEVPLPMNMEEESDAVEMHTVGDSIAPYHDEDAEVSPQDEGLHEENVRVVYKRRKFESCYLVWAIIATVLFLGMVVVAIFAHQQSRKTKWCCIGDAEMEKCGQMAKAFAADGFVPGLECVSATSPQDCVHKIDTDVADLFSISNENLYRNRDILKPIMAEDYEESHFGYYLVAVVRKVDNTTKLTREGLSHKHACVKDLELTGGYLRNKSIITTTSGVCDTKASVAKLFLSVCSPATTLFQDCPERKQATNESQVIDNIESCLFQKHTQITFIDHISALNFIKNKPGFEEDYQLLCEDGTHSDIKDFKRCHLLQEPSHSLVVSSKIRSGVDVDVPMELVEVLLVAQLYFGLHTTTKFNMFKPGDGRHLLFQDETKKLVPLQFNCTAPGYLGESYMKYRSSFDCIDSVPGSYNTCLLPYYY is encoded by the exons GGAGACAGTATTGCTCCGTATCATGATGAAGATGCTGAAGTGAGTCCTCAGGATGAAGGGTTACATGAGGAGAATGTTAGAGTGGTCTACAAACGTCGGAAATTTGAATCCTGTTATCTTGTTTGGGCAATCATTGCTACAGTGCTGTTCTTGGGGATGGTTGTCGTCGCCATATTTGCCCACCAGCAAAGCAGAA AGACTAAATGGTGTTGTATCGGGGATGCTGAAATGGAGAAATGTGGTCAGATGGCGAAAGCTTTTGCTGCGGATGGCTTTGTGCCTGGCTTGGAATGTGTGAGTGCCACATCACCTCAAGATTGCGTCCATAAAATAGACACCGATGTTGCTGacttgttttcaatttcaaacgAGAACCTTTATCGGAATAGAGACATATTGAAACCCATCATGGCTGAAGATTATGAGGAGA GTCATTTTGGTTATTATCTTGTGGCCGTGGTAAGAAAGGTTGACAACACCACCAAACTGACAAGAGAGGGCTTGTCTCACAAACACGCCTGTGTAAAGGACCTTGAGCTGACTGGTGGCTACCTTCGTAACAAAA GTATTATCACGACCACAAGTGGTGTTTGTGACACGAAAGCTTCTGTTGCAAAGctttttttatctgtttgttcaccggcgacaactttATTCCAAGATTGTCCGGAACGAAAACAAGCTACAAATGAAAGCCAGGTCATTGACAATATAGAAAG TTGCTTGTTTCAGAAGCATACGCAAATAACCTTCATCGATCATATAAGTGCGCTGAacttcattaaaaataaaccagGTTTTGAAGAG GATTATCAGTTGTTGTGTGAAGACGGAACCCACAGCGATATTAAAGACTTCAAACGCTGCCACTTACTGCAGGAACCTTCGCATTCGCTCGTTGTGTCCAGCAAGATACGCAGTGGTGTCGATGTCGATGTACCTATGGAACTAGTTGAAGTTCTTCTTGTGGCTCAG CTTTACTTTGGCCTTCATACTACCACCAAGTTTAACATGTTCAAGCCCGGTGATGGACGGCATCTGTTATTCCAggatgaaacaaaaaaacttgttcCTCTTCAGTTTAATTGCACTGCTCCG GGTTACTTAGGCGAGAGCTACATGAAATACCGCTCGAGCTTCGATTGTATTGACAGCGTCCCTGGGAGCTACAACACTTGCCTGCTACCCTACTATTATTGA